One window of Pseudomonas urmiensis genomic DNA carries:
- a CDS encoding GH36-type glycosyl hydrolase domain-containing protein, with amino-acid sequence MANPWLRATRLLQRIPLALQRWRAMPRVFSSESLLRSELFSAEQMADYGCVLAKQHRVSQLPADDALLVRLSDNERTLSSSCAALASTLPASRRDMPAAQWLLDNFYLVEAHIRIAKSHLPPGYSRQLPRLDNGASSGLPRVYDIALQTISHGDGRFDKESLSGFVEAYQTITPLTLGELWAIPIMLRLALIENLRRVAARVMANWADRDLANSWADRLSEMAERDTKSVVLVVADMVRSGPVLSAAFVAELARRLHGQSATLTQPLAWIEQMLSESALSIERQVQLDAQQQAMDQVSISNSIGSLRLLSTTDWRAFVEQLSLVERILSQDRAAVYSAMDFASRDHYRHVIEQLARHSSSSEAAVAQTAIDLSHVPDASADDPTDHVGFYLLGPGRAVLEQRLAARVALAERWQRLLHRAPLAFYLVPSALLSGLLAWVFLQAIDQDGWPTWVLALLAMPILLMTSRLAIGLVNWLVTLTVKPSFLPRLDYKDGIPAQARTLVVIPSLLANEDDVQELLEGLEVRFLANRDEHLHFALLTDFLDGQQQNLPEDAGLLASASAAIDALNRKYPSTGSKRFLLLHRPRVWNASERLWMGYERKRGKLMALNALLRGQGREHFVLIVGDIAKLCDVRYVITLDTDTQLPRNAARQFIATLQHPLNHPRFERHSRRIRSGYAILQPRVGISLPSASRSAYARLFGSDAGVDPYTQAVSDVYQDLFLSGSFIGKGIYAVDAFEQALEGCFADNRVLSHDLIEGCYAHSGLLSDVQLYEEYPPHYSTDVKRRHRWIRGDWQLLPWLLPWPRRAALSALSRWKIADNLRRSLEPAAFVSVLLWGWLASSAPALWTLAVLALLLTRPLLDTLLEVLGKTTDVPLGQHLQAALRASRAHFIRCALGLAWLPFEAYYSLDAIVRTLWRLLVSKRRLLQWNPSREDARGSVNSLRALYQDQWISPAIAVLLAVALLANLQALLVATPILSLWLLGPALAWWLSRSPTRSAFSPSADELRFLHRLARSTWAFFDQHVGSEDNWLVPDNIQQAPYASIAHRTSPTNLGMALLAHMAAHDFGYLSAGRLLERLSLMLDSMERLERYKGHFYNWYDTQTLRPLAPLYISTVDSGNLAGLLLTLRAGLLALADAPLLERRLSQGLVDTLDVLSSTLASAGRATDEVNVLREQALQLHLQSTPAQQAQLLQRVSQFAAARLETGDASDCSFWLATLQAQCLDVMSELQCVALPQSHDPPLSRPGSWRQLADLPVAHWPVAEQPGVASVQALARARMTQAGQLARRIDALANMDLRFLYDHQRDLFTIGYNATEHRPDAGFYDLLASEMRLTNFVAIAQGQVPQDSWLALGRLLTSNAGVPVLLSWSGSMFEYLMPMLVMPNYPGTLLDQSCQAAVTRQIDHGKQLGLPWGVSESAYNALDSHLNYQYRAFGVPGLGLKRGLGEERVVAPYASALALMVAPAAACRNLMHLSQTGLAGRFGLFEAVDFTPARLPPGQEAVVIRSFMAHHQGMSLLALTSLLLDQPMQRRFASDPQFLASMLLLQERVPKTAAQYLHTSQAPALDDTGSASESRLRVFSDPNRRYPAVQLLSNGRYHVMVNTAGSGYSRCNELAVTRWREDISHDSLGSFCYLRDVDTQSFWSTTFQPTLHKPHSQEAIFSDGRAEFRLREMDFDCHTEMAVSPEDDLELRRLHLTNHASVRRILELTSYAEVVLAPAISDALHPAFNKLFVQTELIRPLQAIVCSRRPRSQQEAVPWMCHVLAVHGADITAISYETDRARFIGRGRSLIAPAALQADVEQLSGSAGAVLDPIVAIRCRISLGPGQSATLDLATGLANSREACLQLITKYRDRHLADRVFDLAWPHSQVLLRQLNGSLADARLFEQMAASVIYAHATLRANSALVASNRRNQSGLWGQGISGDLPIVLVQIADPANIQLVKQMVHAHAYWRQKGLALDLVIWNEDQAGYRQQLQDLIMGVVASGSEAALLERSGGIFVRPAQQLSDEDRTLLLSVARLVLSDSHGSLAEQMHRRRAPTAPADLVATSAPRQQPDSRPSRANPAPLLLANSYGGFSSDGREYIIPILPDRPTPAPWVNILANPQLGSVISESGSAYTWRENAHEYRLTPWHNDPVSDPSGEALYVRDEDSGKVWSATPQPSPGPGSYRTRHGFGYSVFEYVEQDLRSELWVYVALDAAVKFSHLKLHNDADRPRRLTVTCFVEWVLGDLPSKSAMHVVSETDPVSGALFARNAFSIEFCRHVAYLDCDLPYLSITCDRSEFLGRNGHLRAPAGLRQARLSGRIGGALDPCAALQVSVELQAGESRELVFRLGAEADATAATQRVLQYRGLRTAMAELDKVQAYWRQTLGTLQVKTPEPALDVLVNGWLMYQVIACRFWARSGFYQSGGAIGFRDQLQDSMAMLQAAPAAARQHLLTCAAHQYVEGDVQHWWHPPLQRGVRTRCSDDLLWLPLATSRYVEVTGDRSVLDEAVGYIEGRPLNPGEESYYDLPARSALVESLYQHCQRALGQALQCGAHGLPLMGSGDWNDGMNRVGEQGLGESVWLGFFGHHVLQAFARIAQRQGDRHFAEHCAKQAAALSSNLEAHAWDGGWYRRAWFDDGQLLGSATNQECRIDSLPQSWAVLSGVASAERARTAMRAVDQLLVRRDLGLVQLLDPPFDQGSLDPGYIKGYVPGVRENGGQYTHAAIWASMAFAQLGDRAKAWELLRLINPVGQGSIAQIDTYKVEPYVMAADVYAVAPHAGRGGWSWYTGSAGWMYRLLVESLLGLQRTGDTLHIRPLLPADWPGYTVHYRFGATDYRIEVRNNVSGAELSLSLDDQPLAVNTLHLVDDAGLHQVIVQCQPSTQPLDL; translated from the coding sequence GGGCAATCCCGATCATGCTGCGCCTGGCACTGATCGAGAATCTGCGCAGGGTCGCAGCCAGGGTCATGGCCAATTGGGCCGACCGTGACCTGGCCAACAGCTGGGCTGATCGCCTCAGCGAGATGGCTGAGCGCGACACCAAGAGTGTGGTGCTGGTGGTAGCCGACATGGTTCGATCCGGGCCGGTGTTGAGCGCAGCGTTTGTCGCCGAGTTAGCCAGGCGTCTGCACGGGCAGAGCGCCACCCTGACCCAGCCGCTGGCCTGGATTGAACAGATGCTCAGCGAGTCGGCATTGAGCATCGAGCGCCAGGTGCAACTCGATGCCCAACAGCAAGCCATGGATCAGGTCTCGATCAGCAACAGTATCGGCAGCCTGCGCTTGCTGTCGACCACTGACTGGCGGGCGTTCGTCGAGCAACTGAGCCTGGTTGAACGCATTCTCAGCCAGGATCGCGCCGCAGTGTACAGCGCCATGGACTTTGCCAGCCGGGACCATTACCGGCATGTCATCGAGCAGCTCGCCCGCCATAGCTCCTCCAGCGAAGCAGCTGTGGCGCAGACGGCCATCGACCTGTCGCATGTGCCAGACGCCAGCGCCGACGATCCAACCGATCATGTCGGTTTCTATCTACTCGGTCCTGGGCGTGCGGTGTTGGAGCAGCGCCTCGCTGCCCGGGTAGCACTTGCCGAGCGCTGGCAACGGCTGCTGCACCGGGCGCCGCTGGCGTTTTACCTGGTGCCCTCGGCGCTGCTCTCAGGGCTGTTGGCCTGGGTATTCCTGCAGGCCATTGATCAGGACGGCTGGCCCACTTGGGTGCTGGCCTTGCTGGCCATGCCCATCCTGCTGATGACCAGTCGCCTGGCCATCGGACTAGTCAACTGGCTGGTCACGCTGACCGTCAAGCCGTCCTTCCTGCCGCGACTGGATTACAAAGACGGGATACCGGCGCAGGCTCGAACGCTAGTGGTGATCCCTAGCCTGCTGGCCAATGAAGACGATGTGCAAGAGTTGCTCGAGGGCCTGGAAGTTCGATTTCTGGCCAATCGCGACGAGCACCTGCACTTTGCGCTGCTGACGGACTTTCTCGATGGCCAGCAGCAGAACTTGCCCGAAGACGCCGGCCTGCTGGCGTCAGCCAGTGCAGCCATCGACGCCTTGAACCGCAAGTATCCCAGTACTGGCAGCAAGCGCTTCCTGCTCCTGCATCGCCCGCGGGTGTGGAATGCCAGCGAGCGACTGTGGATGGGTTACGAGCGCAAGCGTGGCAAGCTGATGGCGCTCAATGCCTTGTTGCGCGGCCAGGGGCGCGAACACTTTGTCCTGATCGTCGGCGATATCGCCAAACTGTGCGACGTGCGCTATGTGATTACCCTGGACACCGACACCCAACTGCCGCGCAATGCCGCCAGGCAGTTCATCGCCACCCTGCAACACCCCCTCAACCATCCCCGTTTCGAGCGCCACAGCCGGCGTATCCGCTCAGGCTACGCCATCTTGCAGCCCCGGGTCGGTATCAGCCTGCCCAGCGCGTCGCGTTCGGCCTATGCCCGATTGTTCGGCAGCGACGCTGGTGTCGATCCTTACACCCAGGCGGTTTCCGATGTCTATCAGGACCTGTTTCTCAGTGGCTCGTTCATCGGCAAAGGAATCTATGCCGTGGACGCCTTCGAACAAGCACTGGAGGGCTGCTTTGCCGACAACCGGGTGCTCAGCCACGACCTGATCGAAGGCTGCTATGCCCATTCGGGCCTGCTCAGCGATGTGCAACTGTACGAAGAGTATCCGCCGCATTACAGCACTGACGTCAAACGCCGCCATCGCTGGATCCGCGGCGACTGGCAGTTGTTGCCGTGGCTGCTGCCGTGGCCCAGGCGCGCTGCGCTGAGTGCACTGTCGCGCTGGAAAATCGCCGACAACCTGCGCCGCAGCTTGGAGCCTGCGGCCTTTGTAAGTGTGTTGCTGTGGGGTTGGCTGGCCTCTTCGGCGCCAGCCCTGTGGACCCTGGCGGTGCTGGCGTTGCTGCTGACCCGGCCGCTGCTCGACACCCTGCTGGAAGTGCTGGGCAAAACTACCGATGTGCCGCTAGGGCAGCACCTGCAAGCCGCATTGCGTGCCTCGCGAGCGCATTTCATACGTTGCGCGCTGGGCCTGGCATGGCTGCCCTTCGAAGCCTATTACAGCCTGGATGCGATCGTGCGCACCCTGTGGCGCCTGCTGGTCAGCAAGCGCCGCTTGCTGCAATGGAACCCCTCCCGGGAGGATGCACGGGGCAGCGTCAACAGCCTGCGCGCACTCTACCAGGACCAGTGGATCTCTCCGGCCATCGCTGTGCTGCTGGCCGTCGCCCTGCTGGCGAACCTACAGGCGCTGCTGGTCGCCACACCGATCCTCAGCTTGTGGCTGCTTGGCCCGGCGCTGGCCTGGTGGCTCAGCCGCAGCCCTACTCGTAGTGCGTTCAGCCCATCGGCCGATGAGCTACGATTTCTGCATCGCCTGGCCCGCAGCACGTGGGCGTTCTTCGACCAGCATGTCGGCAGCGAAGACAACTGGCTGGTGCCTGACAACATCCAGCAAGCGCCCTACGCCAGCATCGCTCACCGCACTTCACCGACCAATCTGGGCATGGCATTGCTTGCGCACATGGCAGCTCACGATTTTGGCTACCTCAGCGCGGGGCGCCTGCTTGAGCGGCTGTCACTGATGCTTGACAGCATGGAGCGCCTGGAGCGCTACAAGGGTCACTTCTACAACTGGTACGACACCCAGACCTTACGCCCACTGGCGCCGCTGTATATCTCCACGGTGGACAGCGGCAACCTCGCAGGGCTCCTGCTGACCTTGCGTGCAGGACTGTTGGCCTTGGCTGACGCGCCGTTGCTGGAGCGGCGTCTGAGCCAAGGCCTGGTGGATACCCTCGACGTGCTCAGCAGCACCTTGGCCAGCGCTGGCCGCGCGACGGATGAAGTCAACGTGCTGCGCGAGCAAGCCTTGCAGTTGCACCTGCAATCGACGCCGGCGCAACAGGCTCAGCTGCTGCAACGCGTCAGCCAATTCGCCGCCGCCAGGCTTGAAACCGGCGACGCCAGCGACTGCAGCTTCTGGTTGGCGACGCTGCAGGCGCAATGCCTTGATGTGATGAGCGAGCTGCAATGCGTTGCCTTGCCGCAAAGCCATGACCCGCCGTTGTCGCGGCCAGGCAGCTGGCGCCAGCTGGCAGACTTGCCCGTCGCCCATTGGCCAGTTGCCGAACAGCCTGGCGTGGCCAGCGTGCAAGCCCTGGCCCGCGCACGCATGACCCAGGCTGGGCAGCTAGCCAGGCGCATCGATGCCTTGGCAAACATGGATTTGCGCTTTCTCTACGACCACCAACGCGACCTGTTCACGATTGGCTACAACGCCACTGAGCACCGCCCGGACGCGGGGTTCTATGACCTGCTGGCCTCAGAAATGCGCCTAACCAATTTCGTCGCCATCGCCCAGGGCCAAGTCCCCCAAGATAGCTGGTTGGCCTTAGGCCGCCTGTTGACCAGCAATGCCGGGGTGCCAGTGCTGCTGTCCTGGTCAGGCTCGATGTTCGAGTACCTGATGCCCATGCTGGTGATGCCCAACTACCCAGGCACCCTGCTCGACCAGAGCTGCCAGGCGGCGGTCACCCGGCAGATCGATCACGGCAAGCAGTTGGGCCTCCCCTGGGGAGTATCGGAGTCGGCCTACAATGCACTGGATAGCCATCTGAACTATCAATATCGCGCTTTCGGCGTTCCTGGCTTGGGCCTCAAACGTGGGCTGGGCGAAGAGCGGGTAGTTGCCCCATACGCCAGTGCCCTGGCCCTGATGGTGGCGCCGGCGGCCGCTTGCCGCAACTTGATGCACCTGTCGCAAACCGGCCTGGCCGGCCGCTTCGGACTGTTCGAGGCGGTCGACTTTACCCCGGCGCGACTGCCACCGGGGCAGGAGGCGGTGGTGATTCGCTCGTTCATGGCCCACCACCAGGGCATGAGTTTGCTTGCTCTGACCTCGCTGCTGTTGGACCAGCCCATGCAGCGGCGCTTTGCCAGCGATCCGCAGTTTTTGGCCAGCATGCTGCTGTTACAGGAGCGCGTGCCGAAAACCGCTGCGCAGTACCTGCACACTTCACAAGCACCCGCCCTGGATGACACCGGTAGTGCCAGCGAGTCGCGCCTGCGCGTATTCAGCGACCCGAACCGGCGCTACCCCGCCGTGCAACTGCTGTCCAACGGTCGCTACCATGTCATGGTCAACACCGCCGGCAGTGGCTACAGCCGCTGCAATGAGCTGGCCGTCACCCGTTGGCGCGAAGATATCAGCCACGATAGCCTGGGCAGCTTCTGCTACCTGCGAGATGTCGACACCCAGAGCTTCTGGTCCACGACGTTTCAGCCCACCCTGCACAAGCCACACAGTCAGGAAGCGATCTTCAGCGATGGTCGGGCCGAGTTTCGCCTGCGCGAAATGGATTTCGACTGCCATACCGAAATGGCCGTTTCGCCTGAAGACGACCTCGAATTGCGTCGCCTGCACCTGACCAATCATGCGTCAGTACGGCGCATCCTGGAGCTGACCAGCTATGCAGAAGTGGTGCTGGCGCCGGCGATCAGCGATGCACTGCACCCAGCCTTCAACAAGTTGTTCGTCCAGACCGAGCTGATCCGCCCGCTGCAGGCCATCGTCTGTAGCCGTCGACCACGCTCGCAACAGGAGGCCGTCCCCTGGATGTGCCACGTGTTGGCGGTGCACGGCGCTGATATTACAGCGATCTCATATGAAACCGACCGCGCCCGTTTCATTGGCCGTGGCCGCTCGCTGATCGCCCCGGCCGCCTTGCAGGCGGATGTCGAGCAGCTGTCTGGCAGCGCCGGCGCGGTGCTTGATCCAATCGTCGCGATTCGCTGCCGGATTTCCCTGGGGCCCGGCCAAAGCGCCACCCTCGACCTCGCCACAGGGCTCGCCAATAGCCGCGAAGCCTGCCTGCAATTGATCACCAAGTACCGCGACCGGCACTTGGCCGACCGGGTCTTCGACCTGGCCTGGCCGCACAGCCAAGTGCTGCTGCGCCAGCTCAACGGCTCGCTGGCCGATGCCCGCCTGTTCGAACAAATGGCCGCCTCGGTGATCTACGCCCACGCCACGCTGCGCGCCAACAGCGCGTTAGTCGCCAGCAACCGGCGCAATCAGTCTGGGCTGTGGGGCCAGGGTATCTCCGGGGACCTGCCGATCGTGCTGGTACAGATTGCCGATCCTGCCAACATCCAGCTGGTCAAGCAGATGGTCCACGCCCACGCCTATTGGCGGCAGAAGGGCCTGGCGTTGGACTTGGTGATCTGGAATGAAGACCAGGCAGGCTACCGCCAACAACTGCAGGACTTGATCATGGGCGTGGTCGCCTCCGGCAGCGAGGCGGCCCTGCTCGAACGCTCGGGGGGGATCTTCGTGCGCCCGGCGCAGCAGCTCAGCGATGAAGACCGCACCTTGCTGCTGTCGGTGGCGCGACTGGTACTCAGTGACAGTCATGGCAGCTTGGCAGAACAGATGCACCGTCGGCGGGCGCCAACTGCCCCCGCAGATCTGGTGGCCACTTCGGCGCCTAGGCAACAGCCCGATAGCCGCCCAAGCCGCGCAAACCCTGCGCCGCTGCTGCTAGCGAATAGCTATGGTGGTTTCAGCAGCGATGGTCGCGAATACATCATCCCCATATTGCCCGATCGGCCTACCCCGGCGCCGTGGGTCAACATCCTGGCGAACCCACAATTGGGTAGCGTGATCTCGGAATCCGGCAGCGCCTACACCTGGCGCGAGAACGCCCATGAATACCGGCTTACGCCTTGGCACAACGATCCGGTCAGCGACCCAAGCGGCGAGGCTTTGTACGTGCGTGACGAAGACAGCGGCAAAGTCTGGTCAGCCACCCCCCAGCCCAGCCCCGGCCCCGGCAGTTACCGCACCCGCCATGGCTTTGGCTACAGTGTGTTCGAGTACGTCGAGCAAGACCTGCGCAGCGAATTGTGGGTATATGTTGCCCTGGATGCCGCGGTCAAATTCTCCCACCTCAAACTGCATAACGACGCCGACCGGCCGCGGCGGCTTACCGTCACCTGTTTTGTCGAATGGGTGCTGGGCGATCTGCCCAGCAAGTCAGCCATGCACGTGGTCAGCGAAACCGATCCGGTCAGTGGCGCGCTGTTTGCCCGCAATGCGTTTTCGATCGAGTTTTGCCGGCATGTGGCGTATCTGGATTGCGACCTGCCCTACCTCAGCATCACCTGTGATCGCAGCGAATTTCTCGGCCGCAACGGCCATCTGCGAGCACCTGCCGGGCTGCGTCAAGCGCGCTTGTCAGGGCGCATCGGCGGCGCGCTGGACCCTTGTGCGGCACTACAGGTCAGCGTGGAACTGCAAGCCGGCGAAAGCCGCGAACTGGTGTTTCGCCTCGGCGCAGAGGCGGACGCAACCGCTGCCACCCAGCGGGTATTGCAGTACCGCGGCCTGCGCACCGCCATGGCTGAGCTGGACAAGGTGCAAGCCTATTGGCGCCAGACCTTGGGCACGTTACAGGTGAAGACACCAGAGCCTGCGCTCGATGTACTGGTCAACGGCTGGCTGATGTACCAGGTGATCGCCTGCCGCTTCTGGGCGCGCAGCGGCTTTTATCAGTCGGGCGGCGCTATCGGCTTTCGCGACCAATTGCAGGACAGCATGGCCATGCTGCAGGCCGCCCCCGCCGCTGCGCGCCAGCACCTGCTGACCTGCGCGGCCCATCAGTACGTCGAAGGCGATGTCCAACACTGGTGGCACCCACCGCTGCAACGTGGGGTGCGCACACGCTGCTCCGATGACCTGCTGTGGCTGCCCCTGGCCACCAGCCGCTACGTCGAGGTGACGGGCGACCGCAGCGTGCTGGACGAAGCGGTGGGCTACATCGAGGGCCGCCCGCTCAACCCCGGTGAAGAGTCCTATTACGACTTGCCGGCTCGATCCGCCTTGGTCGAAAGCCTCTACCAACACTGCCAGCGCGCCCTCGGCCAAGCCCTGCAGTGTGGCGCCCACGGCTTGCCGCTAATGGGCAGCGGCGACTGGAACGACGGCATGAACCGGGTTGGCGAGCAAGGCCTGGGAGAAAGTGTCTGGTTGGGCTTCTTCGGCCATCATGTGCTGCAAGCCTTCGCCCGGATTGCCCAGCGCCAGGGTGACCGGCATTTCGCCGAGCACTGTGCCAAGCAGGCCGCTGCCCTGAGCAGCAACCTTGAAGCACACGCCTGGGATGGCGGTTGGTATCGCCGTGCCTGGTTCGATGATGGCCAACTGTTGGGCTCGGCGACCAATCAGGAGTGCCGCATCGATTCGCTGCCACAAAGCTGGGCAGTACTCAGCGGCGTGGCCTCGGCTGAACGTGCGCGCACTGCCATGCGCGCCGTTGATCAACTGCTGGTGCGCCGCGACCTGGGTTTAGTGCAGTTGCTCGACCCGCCGTTCGACCAAGGCAGCCTGGACCCCGGCTATATCAAGGGCTATGTGCCTGGGGTACGCGAGAACGGCGGGCAATATACCCACGCCGCCATCTGGGCCAGCATGGCGTTTGCCCAGTTGGGCGACAGAGCCAAGGCCTGGGAGCTGCTGCGCCTGATCAACCCAGTGGGTCAAGGTAGCATTGCACAGATCGATACCTACAAGGTCGAGCCGTATGTCATGGCGGCCGATGTCTACGCGGTAGCGCCACATGCCGGCCGCGGCGGCTGGAGTTGGTACACCGGCTCTGCCGGCTGGATGTACCGTTTGCTTGTGGAAAGCCTGCTCGGCCTGCAGCGCACGGGCGATACCTTGCACATCCGTCCCCTGCTGCCTGCCGACTGGCCGGGCTACACAGTGCATTACCGCTTCGGCGCCACCGACTATCGCATCGAGGTGCGCAACAACGTTAGCGGCGCTGAACTGAGCTTGAGCCTTGATGACCAGCCGCTGGCCGTCAACACGCTGCACTTGGTGGATGATGCAGGGCTGCATCAAGTGATTGTCCAGTGCCAGCCATCGACCCAGCCTCTTGATCTGTAA